From the Natrarchaeobaculum aegyptiacum genome, one window contains:
- the ileS gene encoding isoleucine--tRNA ligase: MSRFGEVDDQYDPDAVERRVFEYWDDVDAYERTVEHRSDGETFFFVDGPPYTSGSAHMGTTWNKSLKDVLLRFFRMQGYDVTDRPGYDMHGLPIETRVEEKLGFENKKDIEEFGEDEFIEACKEYADEQLEGLQSDFQDFGVWMDWDDPYRTVAPEYMEAAWWGFSRAADRGLVDQGHRSISQCPRCETGIANNEVEYDDVEDPSVYVKFDLEGREGSIVIWTTTPWTIPANTFVAVDEDGEYVGVRAEKDGEEELLYLAEPKVDDVLSAGRYDDYEIVEELTGADMVGWSYEHPLAEEVPEHPDHEGACEVYTADYVDTHGDGTGLVHSAPGHGEEDFERGTELEFPIFCPVGGDGVYTDGAGKYEGQFVKDADAEITADLETNGNLVAEETITHSYGHCWRCDTGIIQIVTDQWFITITDVKDELLENIEDSEWYPGWARDNRFRDFVEDAPDWNVSRQRYWGIPLPIWVPEGGADSSANGGGDAAGGWDGDMADAIVIGTREELAERVDQDVDPETIDLHKDTVDDLTITEDGTTYTRVPDVFDVWLDSSVATWGTLDYPEDEERFDELWPADLILEAHDQTRGWFWSQLGMATAALGESPYERVLMHGHALMPDGRAMSKSKDILVDPHEAIDRHGRDVMRMFLLSNNPQGDDMRFSWDGMQTMENHLRTLWNVFRFPLPYMRLDEFDPHETTLDAVDEDLELVDEWVLARLQSTKAEMTDAFEEFRPDRALEALLEFVVEDVSRFYVQAVRERMWEEEDSASKEAAYATIYHVLRESVTLLAPYAPFISEEIYGHLTGDAGHPTVHMEDWPAVDDYWVDDQLETDLAYLRSIEEAGANARQQAGRKLRWPVPRVVVAADDDRVAEAVSRHTTLLEDRLNAREIELVSAEDQWEELAYSAEADMSELGPAFGGRAGEVMTALNEARIDEPSLETLTEAVDDVLDGGDELTEEMVSFVTETPEGVAGTAFGHDGDDLGVVYVDTELTDDIESEGYAREVIRRVQEMRKDLELDVEERIALDLEIDDDRVADLVAEREDLIREEVRADELRTVEDGHRKEWEVEDVTMEIAIEAVAAAEASD; encoded by the coding sequence ATGAGCAGGTTCGGCGAGGTCGACGACCAGTACGATCCGGACGCGGTCGAGCGCCGGGTATTCGAGTACTGGGACGACGTCGACGCCTACGAACGGACGGTCGAGCATCGCTCGGACGGTGAGACCTTCTTCTTCGTCGACGGGCCACCGTACACCTCGGGGTCGGCCCACATGGGGACCACCTGGAACAAGTCGCTGAAGGACGTTCTCCTGCGCTTCTTCCGGATGCAGGGGTACGACGTCACCGACCGGCCGGGCTACGACATGCACGGCCTGCCGATCGAAACCCGGGTCGAGGAGAAACTGGGCTTCGAGAACAAGAAAGACATCGAGGAGTTCGGCGAGGACGAGTTCATCGAGGCCTGCAAGGAGTACGCCGACGAGCAACTCGAGGGCCTGCAATCCGACTTCCAGGACTTCGGCGTCTGGATGGACTGGGACGACCCCTACCGCACGGTCGCACCGGAGTACATGGAAGCGGCCTGGTGGGGCTTCTCGAGAGCCGCAGACCGCGGGCTGGTCGATCAGGGTCACCGGTCGATCTCGCAGTGTCCACGGTGTGAGACGGGAATCGCGAACAACGAGGTCGAGTACGACGACGTCGAAGACCCCTCGGTCTACGTCAAATTCGACCTCGAGGGACGTGAGGGTTCGATCGTCATCTGGACGACCACCCCGTGGACCATCCCCGCGAACACCTTCGTCGCCGTCGACGAAGACGGCGAGTACGTCGGCGTCCGCGCCGAGAAGGACGGCGAGGAAGAACTGCTCTACCTCGCCGAACCGAAAGTCGACGACGTCCTCTCTGCCGGCCGGTACGACGACTACGAGATCGTCGAGGAACTGACCGGCGCGGACATGGTCGGCTGGTCCTACGAGCACCCGCTCGCCGAGGAGGTGCCCGAACACCCGGACCACGAGGGGGCCTGCGAGGTCTACACCGCCGACTACGTCGACACTCACGGCGACGGCACGGGGCTCGTCCACTCCGCACCCGGACACGGTGAGGAGGACTTCGAGCGTGGCACCGAACTCGAGTTCCCGATCTTCTGTCCGGTGGGCGGCGACGGCGTCTACACCGACGGGGCCGGGAAGTACGAGGGGCAGTTCGTCAAGGACGCCGACGCGGAGATCACCGCAGACCTCGAGACGAACGGGAATCTAGTGGCCGAGGAGACGATCACCCACAGCTACGGTCACTGCTGGCGCTGTGACACGGGTATCATCCAGATCGTCACCGACCAGTGGTTCATCACGATCACGGACGTCAAGGACGAACTCCTCGAGAACATCGAGGATAGCGAGTGGTATCCCGGCTGGGCACGGGACAACCGCTTCCGGGATTTCGTCGAGGACGCTCCCGACTGGAACGTCTCCCGACAGCGCTACTGGGGCATCCCGTTGCCGATCTGGGTTCCGGAGGGGGGCGCGGACTCGTCCGCGAACGGAGGCGGCGACGCCGCCGGAGGCTGGGACGGCGACATGGCCGACGCCATCGTGATCGGCACGCGCGAGGAACTCGCCGAGCGCGTCGACCAGGACGTCGACCCCGAGACGATCGACCTCCACAAGGACACGGTCGACGACCTCACGATCACCGAAGACGGCACGACCTACACCCGCGTGCCCGACGTCTTCGACGTCTGGCTCGACTCCTCGGTGGCGACGTGGGGCACCCTCGATTACCCCGAAGACGAGGAGCGATTCGACGAACTCTGGCCTGCCGACCTCATCCTCGAGGCCCACGACCAGACCCGCGGCTGGTTCTGGTCCCAGCTCGGGATGGCCACCGCCGCACTCGGCGAGAGCCCTTACGAACGAGTCCTCATGCACGGCCACGCGCTGATGCCCGACGGCCGCGCCATGTCGAAGTCCAAAGACATCCTCGTCGACCCACACGAGGCCATCGACCGCCACGGCCGGGACGTCATGCGCATGTTCCTGCTGTCGAACAACCCGCAGGGCGACGACATGCGCTTCTCCTGGGACGGCATGCAGACGATGGAGAACCACCTCCGGACGCTCTGGAACGTCTTCCGGTTCCCGCTGCCGTACATGCGCCTGGACGAGTTCGACCCGCATGAGACGACCCTGGACGCAGTAGATGAAGACCTCGAGCTGGTCGACGAGTGGGTCCTCGCCCGGCTGCAGTCGACGAAAGCCGAGATGACCGACGCGTTCGAGGAGTTCCGTCCCGACCGCGCGCTCGAGGCACTCCTCGAGTTCGTCGTCGAGGACGTCTCCCGGTTCTACGTGCAGGCGGTCCGCGAGCGCATGTGGGAAGAAGAGGACAGCGCCTCGAAAGAGGCGGCCTACGCGACGATCTACCACGTCCTCCGGGAATCGGTCACGCTGCTCGCACCCTACGCGCCGTTCATCAGCGAGGAGATCTATGGCCACCTCACGGGCGACGCGGGTCACCCGACGGTCCACATGGAAGACTGGCCCGCCGTCGACGACTACTGGGTCGACGACCAGCTCGAGACCGACCTCGCGTACCTGCGTTCGATCGAGGAGGCCGGTGCGAACGCCCGCCAGCAGGCCGGTCGGAAGCTGCGCTGGCCCGTCCCGCGGGTGGTCGTGGCGGCAGACGACGACCGCGTCGCCGAGGCCGTTTCCCGACACACCACCCTGCTCGAGGACCGGCTCAACGCCCGCGAGATCGAACTCGTCTCGGCCGAAGACCAGTGGGAAGAACTCGCCTACAGCGCCGAGGCCGACATGAGTGAACTCGGCCCGGCCTTCGGCGGTCGCGCCGGCGAGGTCATGACCGCACTCAACGAGGCCCGGATCGACGAGCCGAGCCTCGAGACGCTCACCGAGGCGGTCGACGACGTCCTTGACGGTGGGGACGAGCTGACGGAGGAAATGGTCTCGTTCGTCACCGAGACGCCCGAGGGCGTCGCTGGAACCGCCTTCGGTCACGATGGCGACGACCTCGGCGTCGTCTACGTCGACACCGAACTCACCGACGACATCGAGAGCGAGGGGTACGCCCGCGAGGTCATCCGCCGCGTTCAGGAGATGCGAAAAGACCTCGAGCTCGACGTCGAGGAACGGATCGCACTCGATCTCGAGATCGACGACGACCGCGTCGCCGACCTCGTGGCAGAGCGCGAGGACCTGATCCGCGAGGAAGTTCGCGCCGACGAACTTCGAACCGTGGAGGACGGTCACCGCAAGGAGTGGGAGGTCGAGGACGTGACGATGGAGATTGCGATCGAGGCGGTGGCGGCTGCGGAAGCGTCGGACTGA